A region from the Lolium perenne isolate Kyuss_39 chromosome 4, Kyuss_2.0, whole genome shotgun sequence genome encodes:
- the LOC139839305 gene encoding DEMETER-like protein 3, with product MAGNAARASASSSTRTPVKLEHTIRRPRKKSTGERLEFKVIHDPKPKPHGKKAATPKPVRRKTVKRKPASSTKDDGSLAGKKRKRGSGQFAIVPFEETSSALVPIGVKRKRPKLKVIGLTAETKRAHAALVEWEKSTSNDFEGFDIGSGPEWDEIRRDYERRADEFIAHMEHLFGPRNLRPWGGSVIDSVIGAFLTQNAGDHLSSNAFMFLEAKFPNTRQENAQPVALIGYLNESFNLTPDHGALVPTKNTTKSNAKKKKATRESEDVDWEALRKEIYRTSDISRVTPIPDKVDWQAVLDASVYVVADTIACRGQQLNIAKRIQV from the exons ATGGCCGGCAATGCTGCTCgtgcaagtgcttcttcttctacgCGTACGCCGGTTAAACTGGAGCATACCATACGGAGACCCAGAAAGAAGTCCACTGGGGAGCGTCTAGAATTTAAGGTAATACATGATCCCAAACCTAAGCCACATGGGAAAAAAGCAGCAACACCAAAGCCGGTGAGGCGCAAGACGGTGAAGCGCAAGCCGGCGAGCAGCACCAAAGACGATGGTTCCCTTGCAGGGAAGAAGAGGAAACGAGGAAGTGGACAATTCGCTATCGTTCCTTTCGAAGAGACCTCTTCTGCGTTGGTGCCCATAGGAGTCAAGCGCAAGAGACCCAAGCTCAAAGTGATAGGCCTCACCGCCGAGACGAAAAGAGCCCATGCGGCTCTCGTGGAGTGGGAGAAAAGCACCAGCAACGATTTCGAAGGGTTCGACATAGGGAGCGGGCCCGAGTGGGATGAAATCCGGCGAGACTACGAGCGACGCGCGGATGAGTTTATCGCTCACATGGAACATTTGTTCG GACCAAGAAATTTGCGTCCGTGGGGAGGATCAGTCATAGATTCGGTGATCGGTGCGTTTCTAACACAAAATGCTGGTGACCATTTGTCGAG CAATGCCTTTATGTTCCTGGAGGCAAAGTTTCCAAACACGCGACAAGAAAATGCTCAACCTGTGGCTTTAATAGGTTATCTCAATGAAAGCTTCAATTTGACTCCTGATCATGGTGCGTTAGTCCCTACCAAGAATACAACTAAAAGTAACgcaaaaaagaaaaaggcaacaAGAGAAAGTGAGGACGTAGACTGGGAGGCTCTTAGGAAGGAGATATATAGAACCTCTGATATAAGTAGAGTCACTCCAATCCCTGACAAAGTGGATTGGCAAGCTGTACTAGATGCATCAGTGTACGTGGTTGCGGATACCATAGCGTGCAGGGGCCAACAGCTTAACATTGCCAAGAGGATACAGGTATAA
- the LOC127329999 gene encoding DNA glycosylase/AP lyase ROS1-like: MVIHGNSNRAYNCEPIIEFPPSPVYGGLNDELSDIEDVAEEYYQAKTDRRFGFWKPENGKDMVLTNPQQQTNNLKTIFRLRTEHHAYMLPAEHKVLEQFDKKDEGDHVPYLLVRDPSCNDDDNTVKGTVLIPCRTANRGNFPLDGTYFQNNEVFADDSTSRLPVTIPRESIWGLERCTVYMGSSIHWITQDLTYEEIQDCFKNGYICVRGFDRETREPRELCATLHATQDKNKGKKRAGGDEFAVGQWVYVCLDHDFAPSRKKLPPSFYGPYPVAEKNLDRMYRLKLPQCALLDREFHVSQLKPFNGDPPTELPLLPPQWVLASRTSLGEELTKFQANYPQFKIQVKLLRDDVMFGLVYRRRSLTRLAKYGRVYVRRARPAVSK, translated from the exons ATGGTTATTCATGGGAACAGTAACCGTGCATATAACTGCGAGCCCATAATTGAGTTTCCACCAAGTCCGGTGTATGGAGGGCTTAACGATGAACTTTCTGACATTGAAGATGTGGCAGAAGAATATTACCAAGCTAAAACAGATAGACGTTTTGGCTTTTGGAAACCCGAAAATGGAAAGGACATGGTGCTAACAAATCCGCAACAACAAACGAATAACCTAAAAACCATATTCCGCCTAAGGACAGAGCATCATGC GTACATGCTCCCAGCTGAACATAAAGTCTTAGAGCAG TTTGATAAGAAAGATGAGGGAGATCACGTGCCTTATCTTCTGGTTCGTGATCCTTCATGCAATGACGACGATAACACAGTGAAAGGCACAGTTCTG ATACCCTGTCGGACAGCAAACCGCGGAAACTTCCCATTGGATGGTACCTACTTCCAGAACAATGAG GTGTTCGCAGATGACTCAACTAGCCGTTTACCGGTAACAATTCCCAGAGAAAGTATCTGGGGCCTCGAGAGATGCACTGTATATATGGGTTCATCAATACATTGGATCACacaag ACCTAACCTACGAAGAAATTCAAGACTGCTTCAAGAATG GATATATTTGTGTAAGAGGATTCGATCGGGAAACAAGAGAACCAAGAGAACTATGCGCGACGCTACATGCCACCCAAGACAAAAACAAGGGAAAGAAAAGGGCAGGAGGAGATGAATTCGCGGTCGGCCAGTGGGTGTATGTCTGCCTCGATCACGATTTTGCACCATCCAGAAAGAAGCTCCCTCCTAGTTTCTATGGGCCTTACCCTGTGGCTGAGAAGAATCTCGACAGGATGTATAGGCTGAAGCTTCCCCAGTGTGCACTTCTTGATAGAGAGTTCCATGTAAGCCAGCTGAAGCCTTTCAATGGAGATCCGCCAACCGAGCTGCCGTTGCTGCCCCCACAATGGGTCCTTGCGTCAAGAACTTCTCTCGGAGAAGAGCTCACAAAGTTTCAAGCCAACTATCCTCAATTCAAAATCCAAGTTAAGCTACTCCGCGATGATGTCATGTTTGGCCTTGTTTACCGGCGCCGCTCACTCACTCGTTTGGCCAAGTATGGCCGTGTTTATGTGCGCCGTGCACGCCCTGCTGTGAGCAAGTAA